A genomic region of Barnesiella viscericola DSM 18177 contains the following coding sequences:
- a CDS encoding FKBP-type peptidyl-prolyl cis-trans isomerase encodes MKKLPVFLFICLLVGIVSCKESENYWTQYEEWRDTNDAWFIGQLGAKDSEGKPVYTKVVPSWDPSIYVLMKYYNDTSLNRDAQSPYQTSTVDVIYKGTLYNGTPFDSSYLQPNGIYRSQVKQNIKGWIVALEEMKVGDSCQVIIPQTLAYGAQYISSLILPYTTLVYDMKLVDIPGLEKPVNE; translated from the coding sequence ATGAAAAAGTTACCTGTTTTTCTGTTTATCTGCCTCCTCGTAGGAATCGTCTCCTGCAAGGAGAGTGAAAACTACTGGACCCAGTATGAGGAGTGGCGCGACACCAACGACGCCTGGTTTATCGGACAGCTCGGAGCCAAGGATTCCGAAGGAAAGCCCGTCTATACCAAAGTGGTGCCCAGTTGGGACCCCAGCATCTACGTGTTGATGAAATACTACAACGACACGAGTCTCAACCGCGATGCACAGTCGCCCTACCAAACCAGTACGGTCGACGTCATCTACAAAGGCACGCTCTACAACGGCACACCTTTCGACTCCTCATACCTGCAACCCAACGGAATCTACCGCAGCCAAGTGAAACAAAATATCAAGGGGTGGATCGTAGCCCTCGAAGAGATGAAGGTGGGCGACAGCTGTCAGGTGATTATTCCCCAGACGCTGGCCTATGGAGCCCAATACATCTCGTCGTTGATACTCCCCTATACCACGCTGGTATACGACATGAAGCTGGTGGATATTCCCGGATTGGAAAAACCGGTAAACGAGTAA
- a CDS encoding LemA family protein, which translates to MRNFVRVLFAIVIAASFTSCSYNSIVEADENINAQWAKVENQYQRRADLVPNLVNTVKGYASHESETLEAVVAARAKATQITVAPANLTEENLQKYQEAQGELSSALGKLLAITENYPDLKANQNFLELQAQLEGTENRIATERSRYTDAVNAYNQKIRKFPALITAKLFGFDPKPQFKAEESAAQAPVVEF; encoded by the coding sequence ATGAGAAATTTCGTTCGAGTTCTTTTTGCAATCGTCATCGCTGCCTCGTTCACCTCGTGCAGCTACAACAGCATCGTTGAAGCCGACGAGAATATCAACGCACAGTGGGCGAAAGTAGAAAACCAGTATCAACGGCGGGCCGACCTGGTGCCTAACCTCGTCAACACCGTCAAGGGATACGCCTCACACGAAAGCGAAACGCTCGAAGCCGTGGTGGCCGCCCGTGCCAAAGCAACGCAAATTACCGTCGCCCCGGCCAACCTCACCGAAGAGAACCTGCAAAAATACCAGGAGGCACAAGGCGAATTGTCGAGTGCCCTGGGCAAACTCCTGGCCATCACCGAGAACTATCCCGACCTGAAAGCCAACCAGAACTTCCTAGAATTGCAGGCCCAGCTCGAAGGTACCGAAAACCGCATCGCCACCGAGCGCTCGCGCTATACCGATGCCGTGAACGCCTATAACCAGAAGATACGCAAGTTCCCGGCACTCATCACGGCCAAACTGTTCGGGTTCGACCCCAAACCGCAATTCAAGGCCGAAGAGAGCGCCGCACAAGCTCCTGTCGTGGAATTTTAA
- the phoU gene encoding phosphate signaling complex protein PhoU, with amino-acid sequence MIYIEKELDDLKKEVLEMWDLVNSQLNRAGEALLSMDKELAHEVTYREKRVNAFELKIDSDCEDIIGLYNPVALDLRFTLAMMKTSNNLERIADFCDGIARFVIDYPEVNIESELFEKTGIKEMLDIVKAMMAQAQAALIEEKSSEAIAVFNKDNRVDELNHAAVPIIAEYLQQFPERAVECLNLISIIRRLERIGDHCNNIAEEIVFYLDAKILKHAGKQG; translated from the coding sequence ATGATATACATCGAAAAAGAACTCGACGACCTGAAAAAAGAGGTCCTCGAAATGTGGGACCTGGTCAACTCACAACTCAACCGCGCCGGCGAAGCCCTGCTCTCCATGGACAAGGAGCTGGCCCACGAAGTCACCTACCGCGAGAAGAGAGTCAATGCCTTTGAACTGAAAATCGACAGCGACTGCGAAGACATCATCGGGCTCTACAACCCCGTAGCCCTCGACCTGCGTTTCACCCTGGCCATGATGAAAACGAGCAACAACCTCGAACGCATTGCCGACTTCTGCGACGGCATAGCCCGCTTTGTCATCGACTACCCCGAGGTGAATATCGAGTCGGAGCTGTTCGAGAAGACCGGCATCAAGGAGATGCTCGACATCGTCAAAGCCATGATGGCCCAGGCCCAGGCCGCCCTCATCGAGGAGAAATCGTCCGAAGCCATTGCCGTTTTCAACAAAGACAACCGGGTGGACGAACTCAACCACGCTGCCGTACCCATCATTGCCGAGTATCTGCAACAGTTCCCCGAGAGAGCCGTGGAATGCCTCAACCTGATAAGCATTATCCGCCGGCTCGAACGCATCGGCGACCACTGCAACAACATCGCCGAGGAGATTGTGTTCTACCTCGACGCCAAAATCCTAAAACACGCCGGCAAGCAGGGCTGA
- a CDS encoding glycine--tRNA ligase, with amino-acid sequence MAQEDVFKKLVSHCKEYGFVFPSSEIYDGLAAVYDYGQMGVELKNNIKKYWWDSMVMLHENIVGIDSAIFMHPTIWKASGHVDAFNDPLIDNKDSKKRYRADVLIEDCIAKMDEKIEKEVEKAAKRFGDSFDEKLFRETNPRVLEHKAKRDELHARYAKAMNDGDLNELRQIILDYDIVCPISGTKNWTEVRQFNLMFSTEMGSTADGSMKVYLRPETAQGIFVNFLNVQKTGRMRIPFGIAQIGKAFRNEIVARQFIFRMREFEQMEMQFFVRPGEELKWFEKWKETRLKWHKALGLGDQKYRFHDHEKLAHYANAATDIEFEMPFGFKEVEGIHSRTNFDLGNHEKFSGKKIQYFDPELGESYTPYVIETSIGVDRMFLSVMAAAYCEETLDNGESRVVLRLPAPLAPVKVAVMPLVRKDGLPEKAREIINSLRFDFNCQYDEKDSIGKRYRRQDAIGTPFCVTVDHQTLEDHTVTVRFRDTMEQQRVDIDQLQSLIGEQVSLKSLLKKVAE; translated from the coding sequence ATGGCACAAGAAGACGTTTTCAAGAAATTGGTATCTCATTGTAAAGAGTATGGGTTCGTATTCCCGTCGAGCGAAATATATGACGGCCTGGCTGCCGTATACGACTACGGACAAATGGGTGTCGAACTGAAAAACAACATCAAGAAATATTGGTGGGACAGCATGGTGATGCTGCACGAAAACATCGTGGGCATCGACTCGGCCATCTTCATGCACCCGACAATCTGGAAGGCTTCGGGCCACGTCGACGCATTCAACGACCCCCTCATCGACAACAAGGATTCCAAGAAACGTTACCGTGCCGATGTGCTCATCGAGGACTGCATCGCCAAGATGGACGAGAAAATCGAGAAAGAGGTCGAGAAGGCTGCCAAACGGTTTGGCGACTCGTTTGACGAGAAACTTTTCAGAGAGACCAACCCCCGCGTGCTCGAACACAAGGCCAAACGCGACGAACTGCACGCCCGCTATGCCAAGGCCATGAACGACGGTGACCTGAACGAACTGCGTCAAATCATTCTCGACTACGATATCGTGTGCCCCATCAGCGGCACGAAGAACTGGACCGAGGTACGTCAGTTCAACCTGATGTTCTCGACCGAGATGGGTTCGACCGCCGACGGTTCGATGAAGGTCTACCTGCGCCCCGAGACGGCTCAGGGTATCTTCGTCAACTTCCTGAACGTACAGAAAACGGGCCGCATGCGCATTCCCTTCGGTATCGCGCAGATTGGCAAGGCCTTCCGTAACGAAATCGTAGCCCGCCAGTTCATCTTCCGCATGCGGGAGTTCGAGCAGATGGAGATGCAGTTCTTCGTACGTCCGGGCGAAGAGCTCAAATGGTTCGAGAAGTGGAAAGAGACCCGCTTGAAATGGCACAAGGCACTGGGCCTGGGCGACCAGAAATACCGCTTCCACGACCACGAGAAGCTGGCCCACTATGCCAATGCAGCCACCGACATCGAGTTTGAGATGCCCTTCGGCTTCAAGGAGGTAGAGGGTATCCACTCGCGCACCAACTTCGACCTGGGCAACCACGAGAAATTCTCGGGCAAGAAGATACAATATTTCGACCCCGAACTGGGCGAATCGTACACCCCCTACGTAATCGAGACCTCGATTGGTGTAGACCGCATGTTCCTGAGTGTGATGGCTGCCGCCTACTGCGAAGAGACGCTCGACAACGGCGAGAGCCGCGTCGTGCTGCGCTTGCCGGCTCCGCTGGCTCCGGTGAAGGTTGCCGTAATGCCGCTGGTACGCAAGGACGGTCTGCCCGAAAAGGCCCGCGAAATCATCAACTCGCTGCGCTTCGACTTCAACTGCCAGTATGACGAGAAGGACTCGATTGGCAAGCGCTACCGCCGTCAGGACGCCATCGGCACTCCCTTCTGCGTCACCGTCGATCACCAGACGCTCGAAGACCACACCGTGACCGTGCGCTTCCGCGACACCATGGAGCAACAGCGCGTGGACATCGACCAGTTACAGAGCCTCATCGGCGAGCAGGTGAGCCTGAAATCCTTGTTAAAGAAAGTAGCAGAATAA
- a CDS encoding DUF4919 domain-containing protein encodes MMKHFYTTLLIFLLGLSCQQFQAAEPATFEIPDMEKIEEAVRDSRSPYYYPDLLKEYLGNDTTMNLAEFRHLYLGYACQEDYNPYRMVEVPKHIEEMYLQTVHTESECDSIIKYARQILADIPLDLRQINFLVYGLRQKGENREADVWEYRLKGLIQAILSTGDGKAPETAWYVIYPTDEYNIVNRQGFTATEFIFVEPYFDYIAIENNPLKIEGFYFNVKKLLKEYNRKFYDR; translated from the coding sequence ATGATGAAACATTTTTATACCACCCTACTCATATTCCTCCTCGGCCTGAGTTGCCAACAGTTTCAAGCCGCCGAGCCCGCCACATTCGAGATTCCCGACATGGAGAAAATCGAAGAGGCCGTCAGGGACAGCCGCTCCCCCTACTACTACCCCGACCTACTCAAAGAGTACCTCGGCAACGACACTACCATGAACCTGGCCGAGTTCCGTCACCTCTACCTGGGATATGCCTGCCAGGAGGACTATAATCCCTACCGCATGGTCGAGGTTCCCAAACACATCGAAGAGATGTATCTGCAAACCGTACACACCGAATCGGAGTGCGACTCGATTATCAAATATGCCCGGCAGATTCTCGCCGACATTCCCCTCGACCTGCGTCAAATCAACTTCCTCGTCTACGGCCTGCGTCAAAAGGGAGAGAACCGTGAAGCCGACGTGTGGGAATACCGCCTCAAAGGGCTCATTCAGGCCATACTCTCGACCGGCGACGGCAAGGCCCCCGAGACCGCGTGGTATGTCATCTACCCCACCGACGAGTACAACATCGTCAACCGACAGGGATTCACCGCCACCGAGTTCATTTTTGTCGAGCCCTATTTCGACTACATCGCCATCGAGAACAATCCCCTCAAAATCGAAGGCTTCTATTTCAACGTG